DNA sequence from the Longimicrobiales bacterium genome:
TAGGTGACTTCCTTGCGGATCAGCGTTCGCGGCTCGTTCTCACCCGTGGTGAACCGGTACTCCTCGCGCCGCTCGAACCCCGGCACGAGGCGGACGTCGGCGTCGGTCAGCCCGGTCTCCTCCTGCAGCTCGCGCATTGCGGCCTGCTTCAGTGACTCCCCCTCGTCGACGCCTCCCTTGGGGAACTCCCACAGCGGACGCTTGGTCAGGCGCGAGAGCACGAGAAGAAAACGGCAGCCGCGATCATCGCGATGGAAGACGATGACGCCGGCCGATACATCGTGTCGATAACGCACTCCGCCTCCGCCGCAGGATGTGCGGCCAGCCGCGACCGCACGCTGCGCGGAAGGTCGCGAATCCATCGCATGTGTCAAGGAACGGGGGTTGCATGGCCTGCTC
Encoded proteins:
- a CDS encoding NUDIX domain-containing protein, producing MRYRHDVSAGVIVFHRDDRGCRFLLVLSRLTKRPLWEFPKGGVDEGESLKQAAMRELQEETGLTDADVRLVPGFERREEYRFTTGENEPRTLIRKEVTYYLAEATRTDVRIAEAEASEYAWLSLKDALRKLRYPGRRRLLEDAARAAGCLE